The following are encoded in a window of Manduca sexta isolate Smith_Timp_Sample1 chromosome 16, JHU_Msex_v1.0, whole genome shotgun sequence genomic DNA:
- the LOC115446503 gene encoding uncharacterized protein LOC115446503, translating into MLKLVLCLIHGCNLSQNFEGKEIGKRTFGRFSSVLDVMEPTTCKLDVEHTKLNRRLFDETSDCEDPTTEVEITTVPTTTVTTPKPVTPEGPFYNFILNICEVILTKFQSSRIPKYFKVLNRSLRGLGSGYLMRRLLNKFRRTLRTLSDFNGRILKLKVVDFLTILGKRKPKSDAFFHATNSIFNIWDDNKMDEYIYVLKKYGNGITNRIGERTRNVFKKLIFRTYYKQTDRIKADIQYKFKLAIVEYMESR; encoded by the coding sequence ATGTTGAAATTGGTTCTGTGTTTAATTCATGGCTGCAATCTTTCTCAAAACTTTGAAGGTAAGGAAATAGGCAAAAGAACCTTTGGTCGTTTTTCAAGTGTTCTTGATGTGATGGAACCAACTACATGTAAATTGGATGTAGAACACACTAAATTAAATCGAAGACTTTTCGATGAAACAAGCGACTGTGAAGATCCCACCACAGAAGTAGAAATCACTACTGTACCAACTACTACTGTCACCACTCCAAAACCAGTCACTCCCGAAGGACCATTTTACAACTTCATACTGAACATCTGTGAAGTTATTCTAACAAAATTCCAATCCAGTAGGATACCTAAATACTTTAAAGTATTGAACAGAAGTCTCCGCGGACTTGGATCGGGTTATTTAATGAGGAGATTGTTGAATAAATTTCGAAGAACTTTGCGGACGCTCTCTGATTTCAATGGTCGTATTTTGAAGTTAAAAGTTGTTGATTTTCTTACAATTTTAGGGAAACGAAAACCTAAATCTGACGCATTCTTTCATGCTACAAACTCTATATTTAACATTTGGGATGATAACAAAATGGATGAATACATTTACGTGTTGAAAAAGTATGGTAATGGAATAACTAATCGTATAGGCGAGAGGACTCGGAATGTATTCAAAAAATTGATATTTCGTacatattacaaacaaacagaTAGAATAAAAGCGgacatacaatataaattcaaGCTGGCAATAGTAGAGTATATGGAAAGTCgttaa
- the LOC115456290 gene encoding uncharacterized protein LOC115456290 isoform X2: MVHCSVIGCKSRSERKIENITFHSFPRDPETRHTWIQATGRSNWEPKKYDSICSRHFLGTCFRKTKCKVYLNTFSVPTINIHIPKISDSTAVQQIEIPVLASSSCLGECSKTLTNNAVELDEHQNVISSASKVSPSSETVNTPRKKKSF, translated from the exons ATGGTTCACTGCAGTGTTATCGGCTGTAAAAGCAGAAGTGAGcgaaaaattgaaaatataacctTTCATTC gTTTCCAAGAGATCCGGAGACACGTCATACTTGGATACAGGCAACTGGGCGATCAAATTGGGaaccaaaaaaatatgacaGCATATGTTCTAGACATTTTTTAGGAACATGTTTTCGGAAGACTAAATGTAAGGTCTATCTTAATACATTCTCCGTACCAACAATCAATATACAC ATTCCTAAAATTTCCGACAGTACTGCAGTTCAGCAGATAGAGATACCCGTTCTTGCTTCGAGTTCCTGTTTAGGAGAGTGTTCCAAAACCCTCACTAATAATGCAGTTGAGTTGGACgaa catCAAAACGTAATCTCGAGTGCAAGTAAGGTGTCTCCGAGCTCTGAAACCGTGAATACGCCAAGAAAAAAGAAAAGCTTCTGA